The Pelodiscus sinensis isolate JC-2024 chromosome 30, ASM4963464v1, whole genome shotgun sequence genome has a window encoding:
- the LOC102446648 gene encoding olfactory receptor 6F1-like, protein MGNTFVIVLVRTHPRLHTPMYFLLCNLSFLEIWYTTAFVPKAIGVMLGTSQTISFPGCILQLYFIFSLGSSECLLLAVMAYDRYLAICHPLRYSTLMNITFSAQLALGAWLCGFLEISVLAALISRLSFCGPNVINHFFCDIDSWIALSCADTSLVERATFIVSINILLGSCVIILVSYIYIISTILRIPSAQGRQKAFSTCSAHLTVVTLWYGSTIFLYVKPSAQNSLDLNKIVNVFNTIVTPMLNPFIYTLRNKEVKRALEKAIRRM, encoded by the coding sequence ATGGGGAACACATTTGTGATTGTCTTAGTGCGGACCCACCCACGACTCCACACTCCGATGTACTTCCTCCTCTGTAATCTCTCCTTCCTGGAAATCTGGTACACCACCGCATTTGTCCCCAAGGCCATTGGCGTCATGCTGGGCACCAGCCAAACCATCTCCTTCCCCGGCTGCATCCTGCAGTTGTATTTCATCTTCTCACTGGGCTCATCGGAGTGTCTCCTCCTGGCCGTTATGGCCTATGACCGCTATCTGGCCATATGCCACCCTTTGCGTTATAGCACGCTCATGAACATCACCTTCTCTGCTCAGCTGGCCCTCGGAGCTTGGTTGTGTGGGTTCCTGGAGATCTCCGTTTTGGCAGCTCTAATATCCAGGTTGTCCTTCTGCGGCCCCAATGTCATCAATCACTTCTTTTGTGACATCGATTCCTGGATCGCGCTCTCTTGCGCCGACACAAGTCTCGTTGAGCGGGCAACTTTCATCGTCTCCATTAACATCCTTCTGGGCTCATGCGTGATAATCCTGGTCTCCTACATTTACATCATCTCCACCATCTTGAGAATCCCGTCGGCCCAAGGtcggcaaaaggccttttccacctgctcggCCCACCTCACCGTCGTGACACTATGGTACGGCTCCACCATTTTTCTGTATGTCAAGCCTTCAGCACAGAACTCATTGGATCTTAACAAAATAGTCAACGTCTTTAATACGATTGTGACACCGATGTTAAACCCTTTCATTTATACACTGCGGAACAAAGAGGTGAAGCGAGCCCTGGAAAAGGCCATCAGGCGGATGTGA
- the LOC102446887 gene encoding olfactory receptor 6F1-like, translating into MVHPHLQMPMYFFLSNLSFLEIWYTTACVPKAITIFLGQSRTIPFLSCILQMYFIFTLGCTEFFLLTAMAYDRYLAICYPLHYSTIMSNTKSAQLALGSWVSGFVIVSYPTSLMAKMSFCGSNIINHFFCSTDSLVILSCSDTTPFQLAAFTMSTIVILGSCLITVVSYICIISTIVRIPSAEGRQKAFSTCSAHLIVVLMWYGSNIFLYVRFSTQNSLEINKIVNTLSIIITPLLNPFIYTLRNKEVKKAFWKIFSGTSS; encoded by the coding sequence ATGGTCCATCCTCACCTCCAAAtgcccatgtactttttcctttcCAACCTCTCCTTCCTGGAGATCTGGTACACCACAGCTTGTGTCCCTAAAGCAATTACCATTTTCCTGGGGCAAAGCAGAACCATCCCCTTTCTTAGCTGCATCCTGCAGATGTACTTCATTTTTACCCTAGGCTGCACAGAATTTTTCCTCTTGACTGCCATGGCCTATGACCGCTATCTGGCCATTTGCTACCCATTGCACTATAGCACCATCATGAGCAACACCAAGTCTGCTCAGTTGGCCCTGGGCTCCTGGGTCTCTGGTTTCGTGATTGTTTCTTACCCAACTTCACTGATGGCCAAGATGTCCTTTTGCGGATCCAACATCATCAACCATTTCTTCTGCAGCACCGATTCCTTGGTCATTCTCTCCTGCTCAGACACCACCCCATTTCAGTTGGCAGCTTTTACTATGTCGACCATCGTCATCCTGGGCTCATGTCTGATAACCGTGGTCTCCTACATTTGCATCATCTCCACCATCGTGAGGATCCCGTCGGCCGAAGGCCgacaaaaggccttttccacatGCTCCGCTCATCTTATTGTAGTACTTATGTGGTACGGTTCCAATATCTTCCTATATGTCAGGTTTTCCACGCAGAACTCTTTAGAGATCAACAAGATTGTCAACACTTTGAGCATTATCATAACTCCGCTGTTAAACCCTTTCATCTACACTCTGAGAAATAAGGAGGTGAAGAAGGCTTTCTGGAAGATATTCAGTGGGACATCAAGTTAG
- the LOC102446410 gene encoding olfactory receptor 6F1-like: MSLAELFSVLYGLTILGNVSIIALVGTHPQLHTPMYFFLCNLSFLEIWYTTACIPKAIGVMLGTSQTISFTACKIQLIFSLATGSTECFLLAVMAYDRYLAICYPLRYSTLMNSTFSVQLVLVSWLGGFLAISVLAALVSRLSFCGPNVIDHFLCDIDSWIALSCTDTHLVELVTFLLSIIVVLVSCAITLVSYIYIISTILRIPSAQGRQKAFSTCSAHLAVVTLWYGSLIFLFVKPSKHNSMDLNKTINIFSTVVTPLVNPFIYTLRNKDVKDALAKTFSRM; encoded by the coding sequence ATGTCCCTTGCAGAGCTGTTTTCTGTGCTCTACGGCCTCACGATCCTAGGGAACGTGTCCATCATCGCCTTGGTGGGGACCCACCCAcagctccacacccccatgtacttcttcctctgcAATCTCTCCTTCCTGGAGATCTGGTACACCACTGCCTGCATCCCCAAGGCCATCGGCGTCATGCTGGGCACAAGCCAAACCATCTCGTTCACTGCCTGCAAGATACAACTGATTTTTTCCCTTGCCACTGGCTCAACAGAATGTTTCCTCCTGGccgtcatggcctacgaccgctaccTGGCCATTTGCTACCCCTTGCGTTACAGCACCCTCATGAATAGCACCTTCTCCGTGCAGTTGGTCCTTGTCTCTTGGTTGGGCGGTTTCCTGGCTATCTCCGTGCTGGCAGCTCTAGTATCCAGGTTGTCCTTCTGTGGTCCTAACGTCATCGATCATTTCCTTTGTGACATAGACTCCTGGATCGCCCTCTCCTGCACTGACACGCACCTCGTTGAGCTTGTAACCTTCCTTCTCTCAATCATTGTTGTCTTGGTCTCATGCGCGATAACGCTGGTCTCCTACATTTACATCATCTCTACCATTTTGAGAATCCCCTCAGCCCAAGGccggcaaaaggccttttccacctgctcggCCCACCTCGCTGTCGTGACGCTCTGGTACGGCTCCCTCATTTTTCTGTTTGTCAAGCCTTCGAAACACAACTCAATGGATTTGAATAAAACCATCAACATCTTCAGCACTGTGGTCACCCCGCTGGTGAACCCTTTCATTTACACGCTAAGGAACAAAGATGTGAAGGATGCCTTGGCGAAGACTTTCAGTAGGATGTGA